From the Halococcus hamelinensis 100A6 genome, the window ACCCGGAGTTCGCGATAGCGGACGAACACGACCCCCGCGACCGCGAGCACCGCGACCAGCCCCGTGACGAGCGAGAGCCCCTTGAACCGCTGGGCGACGCTCGGCAGGATGTACTGGCTCGTGCCCTGGTCGAAGTTCAGCGGCGCGGGCAGCGCCCCCGCCTGGAGGTCGACCTGGAGGTTCTGTGCCTCCGAGGCGTTCCCTGCCGACGTCTGATAGCCAGGGTCGTTGACGAAGCTTCCGGTGGCGAACTGCCGGGCGAGCCCCTGGGTCACGCTCGCGGCGTAGACCACTTCGCCGTCGCGCACCGTCAGCAGACAGTGCCCGCCCCCGCCCGTCTCGAAGTTACAGGTCCTGACCTGGCCCTGTCGACTGGAGGCGTTCGCGGCGTCGGCGAAGCCGTAGCGCTGCATCGCCTGGGTGAACGGCCGGGCGGCCTGCTCGGTGAGCGTCACCGGCACGATGGGTTGGCCCTGCTGGTCCCGCTGGACGGTCCCAACCGACTGGAAGCCGTCCTGACTCTGGAGGACGGTGACGTTACAGGTGTTCGCTCCACCTTCGCCTCCCCCACCGCCGCTCCCGTTGCCACCGACCGGGCCCTCACAGTACGAGGGGGTCCGGTTCCCCTCGACGGTGAAGTACGCCACCGTCTGGACCTGGCCCTGGTCGGCCACCAGGTCCCTGACTTCCGAGCGGTTCTGGTTCGGGACCTCGATCTGGATGTAACTCTGATCGCCCGAGGACACAGTTTGAACGGTGCCGCCGGTGAGCCCCGACTCGCTGATCTTGTTCTCGAGTACCTCGACGGCGCTCTCGTCGGTCTCCTCGGTCACGCCGGTCCGGATGTCGTCCCGGGTGGTGTTGTAACCGGCCCGCTGGAGCGCGCTCGCGAACTGCCCCTGTGAGACGTTCTCCGAGAACACCTCGACGGTCGCCGACTCGTTGCCCACCC encodes:
- a CDS encoding preprotein translocase subunit SecD family protein; this translates as MIRDNWRIVLLVVFVVVAGLALFVPGFGVDDGGNATATNATSGPTNLQFGLELSGGTRIRAPLVGLTAENVNVPPNQQANLTGSVAEDLGVSPTDVQVRVGNESATVEVFSENVSQGQFASALQRAGYNTTRDDIRTGVTEETDESAVEVLENKISESGLTGGTVQTVSSGDQSYIQIEVPNQNRSEVRDLVADQGQVQTVAYFTVEGNRTPSYCEGPVGGNGSGGGGGEGGANTCNVTVLQSQDGFQSVGTVQRDQQGQPIVPVTLTEQAARPFTQAMQRYGFADAANASSRQGQVRTCNFETGGGGHCLLTVRDGEVVYAASVTQGLARQFATGSFVNDPGYQTSAGNASEAQNLQVDLQAGALPAPLNFDQGTSQYILPSVAQRFKGLSLVTGLVAVLAVAGVVFVRYRELRVAIPMVITALAEVFILLGFSSAVGLALDLSHIAGFIAVIGTGVDDLVIIADEILQSEVKTGRVFQSRFRRAFWVIGAAAATTIIAMSPLAVLSLGDLRGFAIVTIVGVLIGVLITRPAYGNVLRRLLTDT